In a single window of the Nicotiana tomentosiformis chromosome 10, ASM39032v3, whole genome shotgun sequence genome:
- the LOC104114532 gene encoding large ribosomal subunit protein eL42 encodes MVNVPKTKKTYCKSKECKKHTLHKVTQYKKGKDSLAAQGKRRYDRKQSGYGGQTKPVFHKKAKTTKKIVLRLQCQGCKHVSQHPIKRCKHFEIGGDKKGKGTSLF; translated from the exons ATG GTGAACGTGCCTAAGACAAAGAAGACCTACTGCAAATCCAAGGAGTGCAAAAAGCACACCTTGCATAAGGTCACACAATACAAGAAAGGAAAAGATAGCCTAGCTGCCCAGGGAAAGCGTCGTTATGATCGCAAGCAGTCAGGTTATGGTGGACAGACAAAGCCCGTCTTCCACAAAAAG GCAAAAACTACAAAGAAGATTGTCTTAAGGTTGCAATGCCAGGGGTGCAAGCATGTCTCTCAGCACCCAATCAAG AGGTGCAAGCATTTTGAGATTGGTGGGGACAAGAAAGGAAAGGGAACATCTCTTTTCTAA